From Ignavibacteriota bacterium:
GCACTGCTGGGCGAGACCATGGCAAAGGCCCTGGGAAAGAGCGTGAAGAAGGCGGCACCGAAGAGCGCCCCCGGGCGCAAGGCGAAGAAGGCGAAGAGCTCCGTGAAGAAGGTCGTCGCGAAGGCCGCAAAGAAGACCGTGCGGAAGAAGAAGTAGTTCACACATTCACCATCATCAGCAGAAGAAGACATGGCAATCGAACGTACACTTGCGATCCTCAAACCCGACTGCGTGCGGAAGAATCTCCAGGGTGAGGTCATCGCCCGCATCCAGAAGGCCGGCTTCACCGTGCTCGGCATGAAGATGGTCCGCCTGAGCCCCACGGCCGCCGGCGCCTTCTATGCCGTGCACAAAGGCCGTCCGTTCTACGACAGCCTCGTCGAGTTCATGTGCAGCGGCCCGGTCGTGCCGATCGCGCTCGAGAAAGAGAATGCGGTGGCGGACTACCGCACGCTGATCGGTTCGACCGATCCGAAGGATGCTGCTCCCGGTACGATCCGCAAGGACTTCGCCGACAACAAGGGCGAGAACTGCGTGCACGGATCCGACTCCGCGGAGAACGGGATGATCGAGGTTGCGTTCTTCTTCTCCGAGAAGGAGATCGCCGAGAACCGTCGCGGCTGATCCCACTCCGTATGCCCCTCAAGCCCTGGAAGACACTGTCGCGCACGGTCAGGTTCAAGAACCCGTGGTGGTCCTATGGCTACGATGAAGTGGAGGTGCCGAATGGTGCGAAAGGAGAGTATCACTACGTCCACTCGCTCGGCTCCGCCTGCATCGTGCCGGTCATGGCGGACGGGTCGATCCTTCTCGTGAAGCAGTTCCGGTATCTGGGAATGAAGGAGAGCCTGGAATTCCCGTGCGGGGCGGTCAAGGAAGGGGCGACCCACGACAGCACAGCGTGGCATGAATTGGCGGAGGAGACCGGCTTCTCCGCCATCACGTTGCTTGCAGCAGGCAGTTTCAATCCGTACAACGGCGTGACCGACGAGATCTGCAAGGTCTATCTGGCCCGCGATCTCCGGCACGTGGGCGCAACCCCCGATGATACCGAGGAATTTGAATTGCAGCAGCTCACCGTTGCCGAGGTGGACCGCCAGATGCGCGACGGTGAGATCTGGGATGGCATGAGCATCGCCGCATGGCATCTCGTCCGCGCGAAAGGACTCATCGCCCCATGACCTCCTCCACCGTCCGCTCACTCGCCGTAGCCCTCCTTGCACTCATGGCCGTTCCTGCCTGCCATGCCCAGGCCGTGATGCTGACGGGCGCCGACCGGGTGGTCGGCGAACACGGCAGGATCTTCGCGGGGAAACGTGTCGGACTCGTGACGAATCAGACCGGACTGCTCACGGACGGCCGGCACCTCGTCGATGCCCTCGTTGATGGCGGTACCCGGGTCACGGCGCTGTTCGGGCCGGAGCATGGGATCCGCGGCGATGCCGGGGCGGGTGAAAAGGTCCGGGATTCGGTGGATACGAAGACCGGTGTGCCGGTGTACTCGCTCTATGGCAGGACCTCCAAACCCACTCCTGCGATGCTGGCGAATGTCGATGTCCTTGTGTACGACATCCAGGACGTGGGTGTCCGGTTCTATACCTATATCAGCACCATGAAACTCTGCATGGAAGCAGCTGCGGAGCAGGGCATACCATTCGTTGTGCTCGATCGTCCGAATCCGCTCGGAGACCTGATCGATGGACCGGTGATCGAGGATTCGCTCCGCTCGTTCGTCGGGATCGTCCGGATCCCGATCGTCTATGGCCTGACGATCGGTGAACTCGCGACGATGATCAATGAGCTGGGATGGCTTGCCGATGGCCGGAAGGCGAGGCTCGAGGTTGTCTGGATGGACGGTTGGACCAGAAGCATGCGCCTTACGACCCCGTGGGTTGCCCCCTCGCCCAACATCCGGCGGCCGGAGACCATCGATCTGTACCCGGGGCTCTGCCTGATCGAAGCGACGAACCTGTCCGAAGGCCGGGGGACCGAGAGGCCATTCCATCAGTTTGGTGCTCCGTGGGTGGATGCGAAGCGCCTGACGCAGCGGCTGAACGCGGCCGGGCTGCAGGGGGTCCATTTTGATCCGGTGAAGTTCACGCCGGCGTCGTCCAAGAATGCAGGGCAGCTCTGCCAGGGTGTGGTTGCGACCGTCACCGATCCGGGGGCATTCAAGCCGGTGCTGACGGGTGTGACGGTACTCTCGGTCCTCCGCGGGCTCCATCCTGACAGCCTGGTGATCCGGCGGGCATCGCTCAACCGTCTTCTGGGTGTTTCGGCAGCCTATGCGGCCATTCTGCGTGGGGGGCAGCCTGGCGAGATCGAACTCGATTGGCAGGGTGGTCTTCGTGAGTATACGGAACTGGCGGCCCGATTCAGGCGTTATCCTCAGCAATAGCTAACTCCGCGATCTGATGCAATTTCTGCCCTTTCCCTCTCGCTTTCCTTGACTTTCGGGGCAATTTTCTGTAACTTTTTACGATATTGTGTCTTCTACCCCAACTAGCAGGTCCATAATGGCGGAAGATGCGGCCACCGCTACACATGATGTGCGCGTGTGGGTGGGGACTGGTGTCCTGGCGGTCAGCATCGCCGTGCTATGCACTATCGTGAACGGAAACCTGTTCCCGTATGGCAGTCTGGCGGGAGCGGGTTTTTTTGCCTTTACGCGCAGGCGAAAGGCCTCACAGGGATCAACAGATGTCGCGCCGGGAGGTGAACAACACGTGAGTGACCAGGACCGGGTGTCGCATCAGCCAAGTCTGTTCTTTGACGATTTCCAGCAGCCGTCGGACGGCCAGCCGGCGAAACCCACGGCGGAAGAACATCACGTCGTTCCGTCGACGAAGTCCGGCAAACCCGTGAGCGTCGAGCCGGAGCGGCTTGCACTGGACGAAGCCGAGGTCCTGGATTTCTTTGACATCGATACCGAGGTGCATGCCCGGGAGACCGAGCCGCGCAGCGAATTCCATACGCTGATCGACCGCGTGCTTCTCGTGCTGAAGAGCGTGCTCTTCTGCAACACGGCCGCGTACTTCTGGCTGAACCGCGAGCGGCAACAGCTGGTGCTTGAGGGCGTTGCGACCGACAGCCCTGCGTTCACAACGCATCGGCGGCTCCCGCTCGGCGACGATATCCTCAGTCAGGTGGCAACGCTCGGGAAACCGCGGATCCTGACGTCGGTGAACCCGCAGAGCGAGACCGATGCACTCCGGTACTACGTGGCGGCGGCCGGTGTCCGCTCGGCGATCGCTGTGCCCGTCTTCTACCGGAATGAAGCACAGGAAGTGGAACCGGTCGGGGTCCTGGTGGCCGACAGTACGGCCGAGGATGCGTTTGGCCAGGAGACGATCGAGACGCTCGGGAAGTTCACGAAGCTGACCTCCGCGCTGATCAAGAGTTACACGGACAAATATGAACTGCTGTCGGATGCGGAACTGCTGTCGTCGATCCGGCGGCTGCAGGATGCCGTGAAGTCGGAACCCGGCGAGCAACGGATCCTCACCGCTCTGGTCGATGAGGTGGGGCGGCTGGCCTCGTGGGATTTTCTGACGATCACGATGTATGCGGAGGAGGCACACGACTGGGTGGTGCAGCGCGTGGTGAACCACTCGGGTGACGGATACGTCCTGCCGTCACAGGCCGTGGATGCGGCAGGCACCATCATCGGCGAAGCCATCACCAGCAATCGTGTGGAGGTGGTGCCCGATCTGACGAGTGACGACCGGCCTCGTTTCCATGCGGGTGAAGCGATGCCGCGTGAAGGGACGTTCGTTGCGATCCCGATCAGCTCGTATCACCGTTGCTACGGCGCTCTGGCGCTGGAGGTCCGGAAGGACAAGGGGCTGACGGGCGCGGAGATCGAAGTCCTCTACCGCCTCGTCGAGAATGCAGGCGCTGCACTGGAGGTCGGGTACATGAACGACCTCGTCAAGGAATTTGCGTCGGTGGAACATCTGACCGGCCTGACGACCAGGAAGTTCTTCATGCGCCGGGTCGAAGAAGAAGTGCTCCGTTCGGATGACAACGGCGGTGAGCTGGCGTATGCCACCTTCGGCGTCGACGGGATGGAGGAGCAGGTCCGCCGCCATGGACGCGAGATCCATGACGTCATCCTGCGCGAACTGAATACGCTGGTGCGGAAGAACCTCCGGGCGTATGATGTGCTGGGCCGGCAGGACACGCATACGCTGGGCGTGGTCCTCACGAACATGACCGCGAGCGATGCCTATCTGTGGGCGGAGAAGATGCGCAAGGCGATCGCGGGCCACGTGATCGTGTTCGGCCAGCGGTCATTCTCCGTGACGGTGAGCTTCGGGATCTGCGGGTTGTCCGAACGGATGACCTCACGTGAACTCGTGAACGGCGCCATGCAGGTGTACGGCAAGGCACTGGAAAGTGGAGGGAATGCGGTCCGCGTCTTCTGATGTCGCGGGCATGCGCTGCAGAGGTGTGAAAACGGAAACGTTGGCACGATCGAAACATCATTATTCATAGGTACAGAAGGAAGCGGTTCTCATGGCAAAACAGCAGACATTTGCGGATAAAGCAGCCAAAGCTGCATTGATGAAGGGGTCGAAGTGCCCCACCTGCGGCGAGATCTATCAGCCCATTCTGATGGTCACGTCCGAACAGAGTCAGACCAAAGCAACGTGGAAGTTCGCCGAACGCCGCGTGCAGGTCTGCAAGTGCAATGAGAAGCAGGTGTACGCCTGATCCGACGGAAGGCCATTCTGCTTGTCCTGGATGGTGTAGGCATCGGTGCTTCTCCTGATGCTCCGGCGTACGGTGATGCAGGCAGCAACACCCTTGCCAATACCGCGGATGCGGTCGGCGGCCTCCGCCTCCCGAATCTTGCGGCGTGGGGACTGGGGAACATCGCACCGATCCGTGGCGTTGCTCCCGCTGTTGCGCCACGCGCACAGTATGGGATGATGGCGGAGAAGTCGGGAGGGAAGGACAGCACCACCGGTCACTGGGAACTCGCCGGTGTCGTGGTGCATACACCGTTCCCGACCTATCCGAAGGGCTTTCCCGAAGACCTCATGCAGACGTTCATGCGTGAGGCCGGATGCACGGGCTACCTCGGGAACACGACGGCGTCAGGGACGGTGATCATCCAGGATCTGGGGGCCGAGCATGTGCGCTCCGGCCACCCGATCGTGTACACCTCCGCGGATTCCGTGTTCCAGATCGCGGCGCATGAAGAGGTGATCCCGCTGCCGCGGCTGTATGAGATCTGCGAGGTTACGCGCACGAAGGTGTGCGTGGGCCGTCATGAGGTCGGACGTGTCATCGCCCGCCCGTTCATCGGGACGGCGGGGGCGTTCTCGCGGACCACGAACCGTAAGGATTTCTCGCTGGTTCCGCCGGAGCCGACACTCCTCGACCTGTTGCAGGCCGCGGGGATCCCGACGGCGGGCATCGGCAAGATCGATGACCTTTTCGCATTGCGCGGATTGTCGACGTCGAACCACACGAGGACGAACGCAGCGGGTATCGAGGAACTCCTCCGGGTCTCACGGTCCATGGATACGGGAC
This genomic window contains:
- the ndk gene encoding nucleoside-diphosphate kinase, producing the protein MERTLAILKPDCVRKNLQGEVIARIQKAGFTVLGMKMVRLSPTAAGAFYAVHKGRPFYDSLVEFMCSGPVVPIALEKENAVADYRTLIGSTDPKDAAPGTIRKDFADNKGENCVHGSDSAENGMIEVAFFFSEKEIAENRRG
- a CDS encoding NUDIX hydrolase encodes the protein MPLKPWKTLSRTVRFKNPWWSYGYDEVEVPNGAKGEYHYVHSLGSACIVPVMADGSILLVKQFRYLGMKESLEFPCGAVKEGATHDSTAWHELAEETGFSAITLLAAGSFNPYNGVTDEICKVYLARDLRHVGATPDDTEEFELQQLTVAEVDRQMRDGEIWDGMSIAAWHLVRAKGLIAP
- a CDS encoding DUF1343 domain-containing protein, whose amino-acid sequence is MTSSTVRSLAVALLALMAVPACHAQAVMLTGADRVVGEHGRIFAGKRVGLVTNQTGLLTDGRHLVDALVDGGTRVTALFGPEHGIRGDAGAGEKVRDSVDTKTGVPVYSLYGRTSKPTPAMLANVDVLVYDIQDVGVRFYTYISTMKLCMEAAAEQGIPFVVLDRPNPLGDLIDGPVIEDSLRSFVGIVRIPIVYGLTIGELATMINELGWLADGRKARLEVVWMDGWTRSMRLTTPWVAPSPNIRRPETIDLYPGLCLIEATNLSEGRGTERPFHQFGAPWVDAKRLTQRLNAAGLQGVHFDPVKFTPASSKNAGQLCQGVVATVTDPGAFKPVLTGVTVLSVLRGLHPDSLVIRRASLNRLLGVSAAYAAILRGGQPGEIELDWQGGLREYTELAARFRRYPQQ
- a CDS encoding GAF domain-containing protein, producing the protein MSDQDRVSHQPSLFFDDFQQPSDGQPAKPTAEEHHVVPSTKSGKPVSVEPERLALDEAEVLDFFDIDTEVHARETEPRSEFHTLIDRVLLVLKSVLFCNTAAYFWLNRERQQLVLEGVATDSPAFTTHRRLPLGDDILSQVATLGKPRILTSVNPQSETDALRYYVAAAGVRSAIAVPVFYRNEAQEVEPVGVLVADSTAEDAFGQETIETLGKFTKLTSALIKSYTDKYELLSDAELLSSIRRLQDAVKSEPGEQRILTALVDEVGRLASWDFLTITMYAEEAHDWVVQRVVNHSGDGYVLPSQAVDAAGTIIGEAITSNRVEVVPDLTSDDRPRFHAGEAMPREGTFVAIPISSYHRCYGALALEVRKDKGLTGAEIEVLYRLVENAGAALEVGYMNDLVKEFASVEHLTGLTTRKFFMRRVEEEVLRSDDNGGELAYATFGVDGMEEQVRRHGREIHDVILRELNTLVRKNLRAYDVLGRQDTHTLGVVLTNMTASDAYLWAEKMRKAIAGHVIVFGQRSFSVTVSFGICGLSERMTSRELVNGAMQVYGKALESGGNAVRVF
- a CDS encoding phosphopentomutase, encoding MRRKAILLVLDGVGIGASPDAPAYGDAGSNTLANTADAVGGLRLPNLAAWGLGNIAPIRGVAPAVAPRAQYGMMAEKSGGKDSTTGHWELAGVVVHTPFPTYPKGFPEDLMQTFMREAGCTGYLGNTTASGTVIIQDLGAEHVRSGHPIVYTSADSVFQIAAHEEVIPLPRLYEICEVTRTKVCVGRHEVGRVIARPFIGTAGAFSRTTNRKDFSLVPPEPTLLDLLQAAGIPTAGIGKIDDLFALRGLSTSNHTRTNAAGIEELLRVSRSMDTGLIFVNLGDFDTLYGHRNDPSGFAAALEAFDASLPALAETVHPGDVFIITADHGNDPVMPSTDHSREYVPLLCYAPGGRPGGALGTRASFADVAKTLGEYFGISNSFPGTSFLSHIV